A genomic region of Chitinophagales bacterium contains the following coding sequences:
- a CDS encoding DUF4382 domain-containing protein, giving the protein MRTLKIFTAIFFIGILLTSCSKNDKNTEDAKLNIRLTDAPGNYDSVLIDIQQVEIITDQGKQTFPLINPGIYNLLDYSNGLDTLLVTGSFPASRLNQIRLILGFDNRVVLNGQSYTLNTPSAQQSGLKLNVQKDLIAGGEYTYTLDFDAARSVVSMGNGSFNLKPVIRVITEAISGAIEGQVDPANAAYYSFIVNGTDTMGTSIDSTGYFKIIAVPAGSYDLNILANPGFSNQIENGVQVVNGQVTDVGTLNF; this is encoded by the coding sequence ATGAGAACTTTAAAAATATTTACCGCAATATTCTTTATTGGTATTCTTTTGACTTCTTGCTCGAAGAATGATAAAAATACTGAGGACGCTAAATTAAATATCAGATTAACAGATGCTCCGGGAAATTATGATTCAGTATTGATTGACATACAGCAAGTAGAAATCATTACAGATCAGGGCAAACAAACTTTTCCATTAATAAATCCCGGTATTTACAATCTTTTGGATTACTCGAATGGACTGGACACACTATTGGTTACCGGGAGTTTTCCCGCTTCACGTTTAAATCAAATCAGGTTGATATTAGGCTTTGATAACCGTGTTGTTCTTAATGGTCAGAGTTATACGCTTAATACTCCATCTGCCCAGCAATCTGGTCTGAAATTAAATGTGCAAAAAGATCTTATTGCAGGAGGTGAATATACTTACACCTTAGATTTTGACGCAGCCAGATCAGTTGTGAGTATGGGCAATGGCAGTTTTAACTTAAAACCAGTAATCAGAGTGATTACCGAAGCAATTTCCGGGGCAATTGAAGGTCAGGTTGATCCTGCTAATGCCGCATACTATTCATTTATAGTTAACGGAACTGATACAATGGGTACTTCCATTGATTCAACAGGTTATTTTAAAATAATTGCAGTACCAGCTGGTTCCTATGATTTAAATATATTGGCCAATCCCGGTTTTTCCAATCAAATTGAAAATGGGGTACAAGTTGTAAATGGTCAGGTGACAGATGTGGGCACTTTGAATTTCTAA
- a CDS encoding 2Fe-2S iron-sulfur cluster-binding protein, with the protein MEDSIKVYIENADDAFTELEIPLGIELSLMEVLKGEGYPIEATCDGMALCATCHIEVLEGFDKLHEESDEELDMLDSLPNLCDTSRLSCQLKIQPELDGLKIRIKGDADA; encoded by the coding sequence ATGGAAGATTCAATCAAGGTTTATATAGAAAATGCTGATGATGCTTTTACCGAGTTAGAAATTCCATTAGGCATTGAGTTGAGTTTGATGGAAGTCCTGAAAGGTGAGGGGTATCCGATTGAAGCTACCTGTGATGGAATGGCACTATGCGCTACATGTCATATTGAAGTATTAGAAGGCTTTGACAAACTGCATGAAGAATCTGATGAAGAACTGGATATGCTTGATAGTTTACCCAATCTTTGTGATACAAGCAGGCTTTCCTGTCAGTTGAAAATTCAACCCGAATTGGATGGTTTAAAAATCAGGATAAAAGGCGATGCGGATGCCTGA
- a CDS encoding N-acetylmuramoyl-L-alanine amidase, whose amino-acid sequence MSHNNFNKILLLFILIFSVFSVRAEAANEENFRAAFQSAYNQYPNVPKGVLEAVAFNNTRFRNIQPDSETESCMGLPGYYGVMGLVAGGKGYFRENLKLIAGINNLDISDLKQNPAMQIQAYAAAWDEMQKQLPVEWTNTQRIVHLFEFFSEIPIDTNLGNDFALNSQLYVYFLFLNDTKRQAEFDFPNYNFDLKNIFGAENYKVLSAKGVQINNHSIQSNSGQQYSRKRMSSDYPPAIWNPTSCNYNSRAGVAISAVTVHTVQGSYAGAISWFHNCNAQVSAHYVIRSVDGQVTQVVAEADRAWHVGTENSYTIGLEHEGFVNDSSWYTAAMYNSSANLVKDIIDRGGYGINPHSTYRGTAQTVINSCYRIKGHIHFPNQTHTDPGVYWDWNFYHYLINNPLAPSVVYSDCNGMLSDSTGTGSNYGDLERYLKIIDPGSNGPLTLSFSDFDLEDGYDFLFVYDGDNINAPLLASLTGDQIPADITANSGKMALLFESDCLYNGRGWEASWACTGCSGNIVIQMDSLKKANCANPTSGGMLSVSVHGGEAPYSYEWSNGSQDSVISGLEAGLYHLTVQDSLGCFSMVSYILASDSVLSFDRYLQDSDCYGANEGEVAYDITEGKAPYTYSWSNGANGFWQKDLEPGDYVVTISDARNCVQIDTFNIQEPEAPLKIDSIESDFGVSYYQLSPEGLSGGTPPYSYLWSTGEQSNTIVVNESGYYSLQITDANGCQLNAFKIVDFPTSIADFHAADLKIFPIPFQQQLNIQVNNSKGLSIAIHNTLGQVVYQRENDINQLEISTVHWPAGVYFVHLIKAEGSVVLSRKVLKY is encoded by the coding sequence ATGTCGCATAATAACTTCAATAAAATACTGCTGCTATTCATTTTAATTTTTTCAGTGTTTTCGGTACGTGCCGAAGCTGCTAATGAAGAAAATTTCAGAGCTGCTTTTCAAAGTGCATACAACCAATATCCGAATGTGCCAAAAGGAGTTCTGGAAGCGGTGGCATTCAACAATACCAGGTTTAGAAATATACAGCCCGATTCGGAAACTGAATCTTGTATGGGGTTACCGGGCTATTATGGTGTTATGGGACTTGTTGCTGGCGGGAAAGGCTATTTCAGAGAAAACCTGAAATTGATAGCAGGAATAAACAATTTGGACATAAGCGATTTGAAACAAAACCCTGCTATGCAAATTCAGGCCTATGCTGCTGCCTGGGATGAAATGCAGAAACAATTGCCCGTAGAATGGACAAACACACAGCGTATAGTTCATTTGTTTGAGTTTTTCAGTGAAATACCTATAGATACAAACTTGGGAAATGACTTTGCATTGAACAGTCAACTCTATGTTTATTTTCTTTTTCTGAATGATACCAAAAGACAGGCCGAGTTTGATTTTCCCAATTATAATTTTGACCTCAAAAATATTTTTGGAGCAGAAAACTACAAGGTATTGTCTGCAAAAGGGGTTCAAATCAACAACCACAGTATTCAATCTAATTCAGGCCAACAATATAGTAGAAAGCGCATGTCTTCAGATTATCCCCCTGCAATTTGGAACCCAACTAGCTGTAATTATAATTCAAGAGCAGGAGTAGCCATTTCTGCAGTAACAGTACATACAGTTCAGGGTTCGTATGCTGGAGCTATTTCCTGGTTTCACAATTGCAATGCACAGGTAAGCGCACATTATGTGATCCGCTCTGTTGATGGGCAGGTTACACAAGTAGTTGCTGAAGCAGACAGAGCCTGGCATGTGGGTACAGAAAATTCTTATACAATTGGCCTGGAGCACGAAGGCTTTGTAAATGATTCTTCCTGGTACACTGCGGCTATGTACAATAGCAGTGCCAATTTGGTCAAGGACATCATTGACCGGGGCGGATATGGCATCAATCCGCACAGTACCTACAGGGGAACTGCTCAAACAGTGATCAATTCCTGCTATCGCATAAAGGGGCATATTCATTTTCCCAATCAAACGCATACCGACCCGGGTGTTTACTGGGACTGGAATTTTTATCATTACCTGATCAATAATCCATTGGCTCCGAGTGTGGTGTATTCCGATTGTAATGGAATGTTGAGTGACTCAACTGGTACGGGAAGTAATTATGGAGATTTGGAGCGTTATCTGAAGATTATTGATCCGGGCAGTAATGGACCACTTACACTTAGCTTTAGCGATTTTGATCTAGAAGACGGTTATGATTTTCTTTTTGTCTATGATGGGGATAATATCAATGCACCACTTTTGGCGAGCCTTACCGGAGATCAGATTCCCGCAGATATTACTGCAAATTCGGGAAAGATGGCTTTGCTCTTTGAATCAGATTGCCTTTATAATGGACGCGGGTGGGAAGCAAGTTGGGCATGCACTGGATGCTCCGGAAATATTGTAATACAAATGGATTCGCTTAAGAAGGCCAATTGCGCAAACCCAACATCCGGAGGGATGCTGAGTGTTTCAGTACATGGAGGAGAAGCACCATATAGCTATGAATGGTCAAACGGTTCACAGGATTCAGTAATAAGCGGTTTAGAGGCCGGGCTTTATCATTTAACTGTGCAGGATAGTCTGGGCTGTTTCAGTATGGTTTCATATATTCTTGCTTCAGATTCTGTGTTAAGTTTTGACAGATATTTACAAGATTCCGATTGTTATGGAGCAAATGAAGGTGAAGTGGCCTATGATATTACAGAAGGGAAAGCGCCTTATACTTATTCATGGAGCAATGGCGCCAATGGTTTTTGGCAAAAAGATTTGGAACCAGGGGATTATGTTGTTACTATAAGCGATGCAAGAAATTGTGTTCAAATTGACACTTTCAATATTCAGGAGCCTGAAGCCCCGCTTAAAATAGACAGTATTGAAAGCGATTTTGGTGTTTCTTATTATCAGTTGAGTCCGGAGGGTCTTTCAGGCGGCACACCTCCTTACAGCTATCTCTGGAGTACAGGAGAACAAAGCAATACCATTGTAGTAAATGAATCCGGTTATTATTCACTGCAAATCACAGATGCCAATGGCTGTCAACTGAATGCTTTTAAAATAGTAGATTTCCCAACTTCTATTGCCGATTTCCATGCTGCCGATTTAAAAATATTCCCCATTCCTTTTCAACAGCAATTAAATATTCAGGTCAATAATTCAAAGGGGCTGAGTATTGCTATTCACAATACATTGGGTCAGGTTGTTTATCAGAGGGAAAATGATATAAACCAATTAGAAATTTCAACTGTACACTGGCCGGCAGGGGTTTATTTTGTGCATCTAATAAAAGCAGAAGGCAGTGTGGTATTGAGCAGAAAAGTTTTGAAATATTGA
- a CDS encoding SRPBCC family protein, with translation MKRLHWFILIFSSVVLLLFVIGFALPERILVETETQIKRNPDAVLDYLADLRNWTEWSQINTDYDASLEIEYSGAPVGVGSVKTWEGENIGGGEIKITRITQMPVLHYMLKPKGTGLLFDCKFEIRAAEGNQASDVRWVVVTDLGMNPVMRYAGFILKGSLKSEIEKDIEKLRTVLEK, from the coding sequence ATGAAGCGGCTACATTGGTTTATATTGATTTTTAGCAGTGTAGTCTTATTGCTGTTTGTGATAGGTTTTGCTTTGCCCGAAAGAATTTTAGTAGAAACAGAAACCCAAATTAAACGCAATCCCGATGCTGTTCTAGATTACCTGGCCGACTTGCGAAATTGGACAGAATGGAGTCAAATCAATACAGATTATGATGCCTCCCTTGAAATAGAATATTCCGGTGCCCCTGTGGGTGTAGGTTCGGTTAAAACCTGGGAGGGAGAAAATATAGGTGGTGGTGAAATAAAAATTACACGGATTACGCAAATGCCCGTTTTGCATTATATGCTAAAACCCAAAGGTACCGGCTTGCTTTTTGACTGCAAATTTGAAATCAGGGCTGCTGAAGGAAATCAGGCCTCTGATGTGCGCTGGGTAGTAGTAACAGATTTGGGTATGAACCCTGTTATGCGCTATGCAGGGTTTATATTAAAAGGCAGTTTGAAAAGTGAAATTGAAAAGGATATCGAAAAGTTGAGAACAGTTTTAGAGAAATAA
- a CDS encoding rhodanese-like domain-containing protein, whose translation MVTLHSCVRLSFLALLLLCYSCQSFSQVKDKAYSAMLYTLLEHSVPEISVEEFQLQKDSFQLLDAREKAEYNVSHIKNARWVGYKTFDEKRLQEIDRTKPVVVYCAVGYRSEKIAEKLKASGFEEVYNLYGGIFEWANNAYPLYKGDSLSNKIHAYDKKWGFWLNDNYQKVY comes from the coding sequence GTGGTAACATTACACTCTTGCGTTAGATTATCTTTTCTTGCTTTACTTTTATTATGCTATAGCTGTCAAAGTTTTTCGCAGGTAAAAGACAAGGCATACAGTGCTATGCTTTATACATTGCTGGAGCATTCTGTTCCTGAAATTTCAGTTGAAGAATTTCAATTACAGAAAGACAGTTTCCAGCTATTGGATGCCCGTGAAAAAGCGGAATACAATGTCAGCCACATTAAAAATGCCAGATGGGTTGGGTATAAGACTTTTGATGAAAAGCGCCTTCAGGAAATAGATCGCACAAAACCCGTAGTTGTATATTGCGCTGTTGGCTACAGAAGCGAAAAGATAGCTGAAAAACTGAAAGCATCAGGATTTGAGGAAGTTTACAATCTCTATGGAGGAATTTTTGAATGGGCAAATAATGCCTATCCGCTATACAAAGGTGACAGCCTGAGCAATAAAATTCATGCTTATGATAAAAAGTGGGGATTTTGGCTCAATGACAATTATCAGAAAGTTTACTAA
- a CDS encoding PKD domain-containing protein — protein MPKYILLLILSIPTLLFGQTQDCGSAEPICSGFFTRSSPTPGVGLVNDLANYTGCLDNKENNSEWYFFTIQDDGRLLFDIVPPVPADYDFALFRLIDTSGNSYNCADIASGALSEVRCNFSGTSQDTTGLRDPFTNHTSGPSGPPFSAPLNVFTGEVYVLLVDKFSSGQAGYDIDFSPSTASIVDVTPPEIIDVVGVDECEPVENIELIFSEPVVCDQIISSNFTINGPQPVNVINVVTDCDASTEYVSSVVLILDQTIIDGGSYTIVPQNLQDNCGNVIDPVAGSFDIVVSEIPVAIDSFEVVPSCLADTFFFFDLSEGDISAVHWDFGDNTTSTDNNPIHIYDSLGDYTVTLTAISVDSCISQTSRTVTVINSFQANFTVNNGEAICEGQLVQFTDKTRGGANSWFWDFDDAGSTSDLQNPTYTYTAPGTYGVMLVARDTTTLSCAPDTAIIDVVVHPNINANFAVEDTACQSEFIYFDSIPNASSIEEYSWDFGNNSTSTSPNPEFFYPEPGSFIIELIVIDQYCGSDTASSSIFVKRSPQFSLGNDTAICVSDEYLLRVDDEDIDGIRWSDGSTRNTLLLREFPAQISVEVLKNGCTTTDQVFVAAKRDGCYIVNIPSAFTPNDDGLNDLLKVLPTRILDFELRIYNRWGELLYVNEGNFNQGWDGAYNGQPQDVGVYTYFIKATGMDGRTIRQSGNITLLR, from the coding sequence ATGCCTAAATATATACTTTTATTGATTTTAAGCATTCCCACTTTATTATTTGGGCAAACACAGGATTGTGGTTCTGCCGAGCCAATATGCTCCGGTTTTTTCACCCGCTCTTCTCCAACACCGGGAGTTGGACTGGTAAATGACCTGGCCAATTATACAGGATGCCTTGACAATAAAGAAAACAATTCCGAATGGTACTTCTTCACGATTCAAGATGATGGCAGGTTGCTATTTGATATAGTACCTCCCGTACCTGCTGATTACGATTTTGCACTTTTTAGGTTGATTGATACAAGTGGGAATTCATATAACTGTGCAGATATTGCCTCTGGGGCACTTTCTGAAGTAAGGTGTAATTTTTCAGGGACTTCACAGGATACCACTGGCTTAAGAGATCCATTCACCAATCATACTTCCGGTCCTTCAGGACCTCCTTTTTCTGCCCCTTTGAATGTATTCACAGGTGAAGTATATGTATTATTGGTAGATAAGTTTTCCTCAGGACAGGCAGGGTATGATATTGATTTTTCACCGAGTACCGCATCAATTGTTGATGTAACACCACCTGAAATTATAGATGTTGTTGGAGTAGATGAGTGCGAGCCGGTTGAGAATATAGAGTTGATTTTTAGTGAACCGGTCGTATGCGACCAGATTATATCTTCAAATTTCACTATAAATGGACCCCAGCCTGTAAATGTGATTAATGTTGTGACAGATTGTGATGCCTCAACTGAGTATGTTTCAAGCGTTGTACTTATTTTAGATCAAACGATTATTGATGGAGGTTCCTATACAATAGTTCCGCAAAATTTGCAAGACAATTGCGGCAATGTGATTGATCCCGTTGCTGGATCTTTTGATATAGTTGTTTCTGAAATTCCTGTTGCCATTGATTCTTTTGAAGTAGTCCCCAGTTGTTTGGCTGATACTTTTTTCTTTTTTGACTTATCTGAAGGAGATATTAGTGCTGTACACTGGGATTTTGGAGACAATACCACCTCAACCGATAACAACCCCATTCATATTTATGACTCACTTGGTGATTATACAGTTACATTGACTGCAATATCAGTTGATAGTTGTATTTCCCAAACAAGCCGTACCGTTACCGTGATCAATTCTTTCCAGGCCAATTTTACCGTTAACAATGGCGAAGCAATATGCGAGGGTCAACTGGTACAATTTACAGATAAAACCCGGGGCGGAGCAAATTCCTGGTTTTGGGATTTTGACGATGCAGGATCTACTTCCGATTTGCAAAACCCTACTTATACTTACACTGCTCCTGGTACATATGGTGTTATGCTGGTAGCCAGGGACACTACTACACTCAGCTGTGCTCCTGATACTGCTATTATAGATGTGGTTGTTCATCCTAATATAAATGCAAATTTTGCGGTAGAAGATACTGCCTGTCAATCTGAGTTTATATATTTTGACAGTATTCCAAATGCATCTTCTATTGAAGAATATAGCTGGGATTTTGGCAACAACTCAACTTCCACCAGTCCCAATCCTGAATTCTTTTATCCAGAACCGGGGAGCTTTATTATTGAGTTGATTGTGATAGATCAATATTGTGGTAGCGATACCGCAAGCAGCAGTATATTTGTTAAGCGGAGCCCACAGTTTAGCCTTGGAAATGACACTGCTATTTGTGTTTCTGATGAATACCTGCTGCGTGTTGATGATGAAGATATTGATGGTATCCGCTGGTCAGATGGTTCTACACGAAATACTTTACTGCTTAGAGAGTTTCCTGCCCAGATATCAGTAGAGGTTTTGAAAAATGGCTGTACAACTACCGATCAGGTATTTGTTGCTGCCAAAAGAGATGGCTGCTATATTGTGAATATTCCATCTGCATTCACGCCCAATGATGATGGATTGAATGATCTTTTGAAAGTACTCCCCACAAGAATTCTTGATTTTGAGTTGAGAATTTACAATCGCTGGGGGGAATTGCTTTATGTAAATGAGGGCAATTTCAACCAGGGTTGGGATGGAGCCTATAATGGTCAACCACAGGATGTAGGGGTTTATACCTATTTTATTAAAGCAACCGGAATGGACGGCAGAACAATAAGACAAAGTGGTAACATTACACTCTTGCGTTAG
- a CDS encoding gliding motility-associated C-terminal domain-containing protein: MIRSLLFTFSFFCWSLLSAQITGPEQDCANAILVCQETYVQNQYYQGNGNDVDIARNSVCFTAFAEEFSVWYRVEIQSNGELSFDLAALAGDDYDFAVYNVTGLSCEDIYDGTGLVRCNFSLNSTSDTTGLRPGYIDTTSDALGNPYLKPLDVLAGESYLILIGYFNFDVQQFPSGGYSLDFTQSTADIIDVTPAQFDQVEFIEACNTPDSIRVVLDSRVLCSSVAADASDFDISGPANLNLQSAIPVNCNERGETTEIILIPASGSISPGAYDLSLQQGSDGNTLLDGCGNESLPQTLSFQIDVLDAIIDYTISSSCNADTFYFSFDGLSSPLSYQWVLNGDTITQPDFTYVFPDIGNFDVELTTFSQNCSAQDFETVSPANIHRAGFSATERACVGTEVMFTDETRGNPDAWEWRFEPGGTSNLQNPDYTFNQSGNFNVRLIAIDNTTNCRDTFFQTIEIVDEPVLDFDTPDEICQNESFDIEYTGTGIQQNIEWIIGGDTIQEEAPTLNIAEIGETNIQLIFTDSICGVFTLEKNISINEVPYFDLGNDTLICPLDNIRLNAFSRADRIRWSTGETSEEIVVDTFNLFVSARAQLGTCSYRDTIYIGTKEEDCFKIIMPSAFSPNGDGLNDFYKVLSKKLESFTLRIYNRWGELIFEEENNRFGGWDGTYKGQGVDVGVYTYYVKGKTLLGDKIDQTGILTLIR, from the coding sequence ATGATTAGAAGCCTTTTATTTACTTTTTCGTTTTTTTGTTGGAGTCTGCTTAGTGCTCAAATCACCGGTCCTGAACAGGATTGTGCAAATGCAATTTTAGTCTGTCAGGAAACTTATGTGCAAAACCAATATTACCAGGGCAATGGTAATGATGTGGATATTGCGAGAAACTCCGTTTGTTTTACTGCTTTTGCTGAGGAATTTTCTGTTTGGTACAGGGTTGAAATTCAAAGTAATGGAGAGCTGTCATTTGACCTTGCAGCATTAGCGGGAGATGATTATGATTTTGCTGTGTATAATGTGACCGGTTTAAGTTGCGAAGATATTTATGATGGAACAGGTTTAGTGCGTTGTAATTTTTCTTTGAATTCGACTTCAGACACTACAGGTTTGAGACCTGGCTATATTGACACTACAAGCGATGCTCTTGGGAATCCCTATTTAAAGCCTTTGGATGTCTTGGCCGGTGAATCATACTTGATATTGATAGGTTATTTCAATTTTGATGTGCAGCAATTTCCTTCAGGTGGCTATTCCCTTGATTTTACCCAAAGCACTGCAGATATTATTGATGTAACTCCTGCTCAATTTGATCAGGTTGAATTTATTGAAGCTTGTAATACTCCGGATTCTATTCGGGTTGTTTTGGACTCTCGTGTTTTGTGCAGTTCTGTAGCGGCTGATGCTTCTGATTTTGATATCAGCGGTCCTGCAAATCTTAATTTACAATCAGCAATACCTGTAAACTGTAATGAAAGAGGAGAGACGACAGAAATCATATTGATTCCTGCAAGCGGTTCTATAAGTCCCGGGGCTTATGACTTGTCACTTCAACAGGGCAGTGATGGCAATACGCTGCTTGATGGCTGCGGCAATGAATCATTGCCGCAAACGCTCAGCTTTCAGATAGATGTACTGGATGCAATAATTGACTACACCATTTCAAGCAGTTGCAATGCAGACACCTTTTATTTCAGCTTCGATGGACTGAGTTCACCGCTCTCTTATCAGTGGGTGTTGAATGGAGACACCATTACCCAGCCCGATTTTACGTATGTATTTCCCGATATAGGAAATTTTGATGTTGAGTTGACTACATTTTCCCAAAACTGTTCTGCCCAGGATTTTGAAACAGTCAGTCCGGCAAATATTCACAGGGCTGGTTTTTCAGCTACAGAAAGGGCATGTGTAGGAACTGAGGTGATGTTTACAGATGAAACCCGAGGCAACCCTGATGCATGGGAATGGCGCTTTGAACCCGGGGGCACATCTAATTTGCAAAATCCGGATTATACCTTTAATCAAAGTGGCAACTTTAATGTGAGATTAATAGCAATTGATAATACAACAAATTGCAGGGATACTTTTTTTCAAACCATTGAAATAGTGGATGAACCAGTTCTTGATTTTGATACCCCCGATGAAATTTGCCAGAATGAATCCTTTGACATAGAATATACTGGTACAGGTATTCAGCAAAATATTGAATGGATAATAGGAGGGGATACAATCCAGGAAGAAGCGCCCACACTTAATATTGCTGAAATAGGTGAAACAAATATTCAGTTGATTTTTACTGATAGTATTTGTGGTGTATTTACTCTTGAAAAAAATATTAGCATTAATGAAGTGCCTTATTTTGATCTTGGAAATGACACTTTGATTTGCCCATTGGACAATATACGTCTAAATGCATTTTCCAGAGCTGACCGGATCCGATGGTCAACCGGGGAGACCTCTGAAGAAATTGTAGTGGATACTTTTAATTTATTTGTAAGCGCCCGTGCACAGCTTGGAACTTGTAGCTACAGAGATACCATTTACATAGGTACTAAGGAAGAAGATTGTTTTAAAATCATTATGCCTTCAGCTTTTTCTCCAAATGGCGATGGGCTGAACGATTTTTACAAAGTGCTTTCAAAAAAGTTGGAATCATTTACATTGAGAATCTACAATCGCTGGGGAGAATTGATCTTTGAAGAAGAAAACAACCGTTTTGGCGGATGGGACGGTACTTATAAAGGCCAGGGTGTAGATGTTGGTGTCTATACTTATTATGTAAAAGGAAAAACACTATTGGGGGATAAAATAGATCAAACGGGAATATTGACATTAATTCGCTGA
- a CDS encoding NAD(P)/FAD-dependent oxidoreductase, producing MVKTDVCIIGAGPVGLFAIFELGLLKLRCHLVDYLPQVGGQLSEIYPKKPIYDIPGFPDILAGELVDNLMKQAEPFKPSFTLGERLESIERLEDGTFELETNEGSKIFSKVVVIAGGLGCFAPRKPELENLSHFEGKGVAYMILDPEKYRDKKVVIAGGGDSALDWTIFLANVASELTLVHRRTSFRGALDSVEKVKDLVAQGKVNLHLNSNINELHGDQKLEGISIIDKDKNINKIDTDYFIPLFGLSPKLGPIANWGLNIDKNAIEVDVKDYSTNVEGIYAIGDINTYPGKLKLILCGFHEAALMAQGAYKYIYPDAKLNLKYTTVNGVQAF from the coding sequence ATGGTTAAAACAGATGTATGCATTATAGGAGCCGGGCCGGTAGGTTTGTTTGCGATTTTTGAATTGGGCTTGCTGAAATTGCGTTGTCATCTGGTAGATTACCTTCCACAGGTTGGTGGGCAATTGTCTGAGATTTATCCCAAAAAACCCATTTACGATATTCCCGGTTTTCCCGATATCCTCGCAGGCGAATTGGTTGACAACCTAATGAAACAGGCTGAACCTTTCAAACCCAGCTTTACCCTGGGAGAGCGCTTAGAATCAATTGAACGTTTAGAAGACGGTACTTTTGAACTGGAAACTAACGAAGGCAGTAAAATATTTTCAAAAGTAGTAGTGATTGCCGGTGGATTGGGGTGTTTTGCTCCGCGCAAGCCGGAATTAGAAAACCTCAGTCATTTTGAAGGCAAGGGCGTAGCCTATATGATATTGGATCCTGAAAAATACAGGGATAAAAAAGTGGTGATTGCCGGAGGAGGCGATTCTGCCCTGGACTGGACAATATTTTTGGCAAATGTAGCCAGTGAATTAACGCTTGTGCACAGAAGAACATCCTTCCGTGGAGCATTGGATTCTGTAGAAAAGGTGAAAGACCTAGTGGCACAGGGAAAAGTCAACTTGCACCTGAACAGCAATATCAATGAATTGCATGGTGATCAGAAGCTTGAAGGCATTTCAATAATTGATAAAGACAAAAACATAAACAAAATTGATACAGATTATTTTATCCCGCTTTTTGGTTTAAGTCCAAAATTAGGGCCTATTGCCAATTGGGGATTGAATATCGATAAAAATGCCATAGAAGTAGATGTAAAGGATTATTCAACCAATGTAGAAGGTATTTACGCTATTGGGGATATCAATACTTATCCGGGAAAATTGAAACTAATACTCTGCGGGTTTCATGAAGCAGCACTTATGGCCCAGGGCGCATACAAATATATTTACCCCGATGCCAAGTTAAATTTAAAATATACTACCGTAAATGGCGTGCAAGCCTTTTGA